The following proteins are encoded in a genomic region of Gossypium hirsutum isolate 1008001.06 chromosome D05, Gossypium_hirsutum_v2.1, whole genome shotgun sequence:
- the LOC107903003 gene encoding ankyrin repeat-containing protein BDA1, whose product MVEMDPRLRDATETGKIDGLRVLIREDPYIFEHIDKIPFADTPLHIAAKEGQIEFAMEMMNLKPSFARKLNPDGLSPMHLAVANGKTELVLRLLQTDKDLVLVKGTEGKTPFHCVVTMGNSQSQLLVEVLEACPECIEDVTVRNETALHLALIKEQMKAFNILIGWLQRLQMSPDTPRSILAFEKKIVNWKDKDNNTVLHIAAKRGQDEALKLLLDSQLWLEVKAKNSEGLTALQIIEKAERPSMDINMSGKDDDDDDPKIKQYLKKKVNFFRRIKVLADRLKNTMSVEVINTMLVVTALVLTATYQSSLSPPGGVWQDSSEPNTTTIPNITVTNHFLPDNNNNSILNFIYGLESKKPGTTVMNPQWFGLFWFLNFATFVLSIFLTVFLLLKFRLFVILLIPLYLLVISYFCSMTVLSPSTPWSIWNLCLLIIFEILPLFTLLVLLYVIRKSVMQMKAEIQYRMQMQIFIHKDTNVGIIRSFARVLAFGVFLLPYILDTIF is encoded by the exons ATGGTGGAGATGGATCCAAGGTTGAGAGATGCAACTGAAACAGGAAAGATTGATGGCTTGCGCGTTCTAATTCGAGAAGATCCATACATCTTTGAACACATTGATAAGATTCCTTTCGCAGATACTCCACTTCATATAGCAGCAAAGGAAGGGCAAATTGAGTTTGCAATGGAGATGATGAACTTGAAGCCTTCTTTTGCTAGGAAGCTAAACCCAGATGGGCTTAGCCCCATGCACTTGGCGGTGGCAAATGGGAAGACCGAGCTAGTGCTTCGACTGTTGCAGACTGATAAAGATCTGGTTCTGGTCAAAGGAACGGAAGGGAAGACTCCTTTCCATTGCGTAGTTACAATGGGAAACTCTCAGTCTCAGCTTTTAGTCGAGGTTCTTGAAGCTTGCCCTGAATGCATCGAAGATGTGACGGTTCGGAATGAGACTGCGCTGCATCTGGCTCTGATTAAGGAGCAGATGAAAGCTTTTAACATCCTAATTGGATGGCTTCAAAGGCTTCAAATGAGCCCTGATACTCCTCGTAGTATCTTggcctttgaaaagaaaatagtgAATTGGAAAGACAAGGATAACAACACTGTATTGCACATTGCGGCTAAAAGGGGACAAGATGAG GCACTAAAACTGTTGTTAGATTCACAACTTTGGTTAGAAGTAAAAGCTAAGAACTCGGAAGGTTTGACAGCTCTGCAAATAATAGAAAAGGCTGAAAGACCAAGCATGGACATCAACATGAGTGgcaaagatgatgatgatgatgatcccAAGATTAAGCAGTacttgaaaaagaaagtgaactTTTTCAGAAGAATAAAAGTGCTGGCAGATCGCTTAAAGAACACCATGTCGGTGGAAGTAATCAACACAATGCTGGTGGTTACGGCTCTAGTTTTAACAGCAACCTACCAATCATCGTTAAGCCCCCCAGGAGGTGTTTGGCAAGATAGCAGCGAACCCAACACCACCACCATCCCAAACATAACTGTTACCAATCACTTCCTCCCTGACAACAACAATAattccattttaaattttatttacggTTTGGAATCGAAAAAACCCGGTACGACGGTCATGAATCCGCAGTGGTTCGGTTTGTTTTGGTTCTTGAACTTCGCGACCTTTGTCCTTTCAATTTTTCTAACGGTATTCCTACTTTTAAAATTCCGTCTATTCGTAATCCTTTTGATCCCGCTTTATTTGTTGGTCATCTCCTACTTCTGCTCCATGACAGTCTTATCGCCATCCACTCCTTGGTCAATATGGAACCTTTGTCTCCtcattatttttgaaatcctccCATTGTTTACACTCCTTGTACTATTGTATGTGATCCGCAAATCTGTTATGCAAATGAAAGCCGAAATCCAGTATCGGATGCAGATGCAGATTTTTATTCACAAGGACACCAATGTTGGCATCATTAGAAGCTTTGCAAGAGTCTTGGCGTTCGGGGTGTTTCTTTTGCCATACATACTTGAtaccatcttttaa
- the LOC121217156 gene encoding secreted RxLR effector protein 161-like encodes MQHVFEMTDLGLMTYFLGMEIRQGSDGIFISQRTFASKVLEKFCMSKCKSVTTPVALGEKLSSASEHDRVDEKAYRSLIGCLLYLTATRPDIVYAISLLSRFMHCSNVAHLKAAKRVLRYVKGTIDAGMKFWRAKELKLVGYSNSDWAGSVDDMRSTSGYFFTLGSSVFSWSSKKQQTVAQSTAEAEYISAAAAVNQAIWLRKILDDLNENQAQPTEISVDNQSAMAISKEEC; translated from the exons ATGCAACATGTCTTTGAGATGACTGACCTTGGTCTAATGACCTATTTTCTTGGTATGGAAATCAGACAAGGAAGTGATGGTATTTTCATAAGTCAGCGGACATTTGCTTCCAAGGTGCTTGAAAAattttgcatgtcaaaatgcaaATCAGTCACTACACCTGTTGCATTGGGGGAAAAATTGTCAAGTGCCAGTGAACATGATCGTGTAGATGAGAAAGCATATAGAAGCTTAATTGGTTGTTTGCTTTATTTAACAGCAACTAGACCAGACATTGTCTATGCTATTAGTCTACTTTCAAGGTTTATGCACTGCAGTAATGTGGCACATCTGAAGGCAGCAAAAAGAGTGTTAAGGTATGTCAAAGGAACCATCGATGCTGGTATGAAGTTTTGGAGGGCAAAGGAGCTGAAACTTGTAGGCTATTCTAATAGCGATTGGGCAGGGTCAGTTGATGACATGAGGAGTACTTCAGGTTACTTTTTCACCTTAGGCTCGAGTGTTTTCagctggagttcaaagaagcaacaaactgttgcacAATCCACAGCAGAGGCTGAGTATATTTCAGCAGCAGCAGCagtaaatcaagccatttggcttaggaagattttggatgatttgaatgaAAATCAAGCTCAGCCTACTGAGATTAGTGTGGATAATCAATCAGCTATggccatt tccaaggaggagtgttga